The Methylocella silvestris BL2 DNA segment TTCGGCGGCAATCATGAGCGACCGGTGTCCGAGGTTCAGCCGGCCTTTCCAGCGGCGCTGACTGACCAAAATCCGACGATCGTTCCGACGACAGCCTCCTCGGGGCGCCGAACGGCGCTGGCCAACTGGCTCGTCAGCCCGCAAAATCCGCTGACCGCGCGCGTTTTCGTCAATCGCGTCTGGAACGAATATTTTGGCAAGGGCATCGTCGTCACGCTGAGCGATTTCGGCAAGGCGGGGGAAAAACCGACCAATCCTGAGCTGCTCGATTTCCTCGCGAATAATTTCGTCAATGCGCAGGGCTGGAGCGTCAAGAAGCTGCATCGGCAGATTCTGCTTTCGAGCGTCTACCGGCAGTCGTCCGCCTATCGCGAAGATGCGCATGCGGTCGATCCTGATAACAAGCTTCTTGCGGTATTTCCGCGCAAAAGGCTTGAGGCGGAAGTCATTCGCGATTCGATCCTTGTCGCTGCGGGCAAGCTTGACGAGACGGTGGGCGGTCCCAGCGTATTCCCGCCAGCGCCGGCGAACCTCAACGCTGGAAACCTCTGGGAGGTCTCGAAAGATCCGCGTGATTTCAACAGACGCAGCCTCTACATCTTCACGCGCCGCAGCGTTCCCTACCCCCTCCTGTCCTCATTCGACATGGCCTCGTCCCAGCAGGTCCACAGCAAGCGCGACGTGACCACGACGCCGCTGCAGGCGCTCACGCTGTTCAACAGCGACATTGTGTTTTCATGGTCGCAAATGCTGGCGGGCCGGGTGATGCGGGAGGCCGGAACAGATCCCCTTGCCGGCATAGATCGCCTCTATCAAATCCTGTTCGGGCGCAATCCGGACGAGGCCGAGAAGGCGACCCTCCTCGCGTTTCTGATCAGTCACGAAAAGGTTATCAGGGCCAAGGCGGAAGACGGGAAGTTCTCGGTCGCGATTCCGATCGGCCTGACCGACACGCAGACGCTTGATCCTATACGCGCGGCGACTTTCGTCGACCTCGTCCACGTCGTCGTCAATTCCAACGATTTCATCTACCGGTTCTGAGCAGCCGCAGTTTAGGAAGGAATAGAGTCATGAGAAACCATTCGCGGCGGGAGCTGCTTTTCAACACGATCTATGGCGCAGGCGGGCTGACGCTCGCCGCCTACATGCCGGGGGGCGGCATCTTCGCGACGCCGGCGCTCGCCGCGACGCTGGGCGATCCCCTTGCGCCGAAGCAGCCCCATTTCGCGCCGAAGGTGAAGTCGGTGATCTGGCTGCATATGGACGGCGCGCCAAGCACGATCGATCTTTTCGACTACAAGCCGGATCTCATCAAACTGGCGGGCCAGGAGCCGCCTCCGTCCTTCCTTCAGGGCATCAAGACGAGCACGCAGGGCGGCGTCGGCAAGCTCTTCGCTTCAAATCGGAGCTGGAAGCAATATGGCGACAGCGGCGCATGGTTCTCCGATCTTGTGCCCAATCTCGCCGAACATGCGGACAAGATCGCCTTCATCAAATCCTCGACGACGATCGGCGCCACCCACGATATTTCGATCCTGAAGCTCAACACCGGCGATACGAGTCCCGGCAGGCCTTCCCTCGGCGCCTGGGTCACTTATGCGCTCGGCTCGGCCAATCCGGATCTGCCAGCCTATGTCGTGCTCTACAACGGCAAGAAGGAGCCGACAGGAGGGTCGGTCAACTGGAGCTCAGGCTTCCTCCCGGCGGTGTATCAAGGCACCGCATTCCGGCCGGGCGGATCGCCAATTCTCCATTTGGACCGTCCCGAATTGATCGGACTCGCCGAGCAGCGCGATGATCTCGATCTGTTGAAGCGGATCAACGAACAGCGCGCGGCGCTTCATCCGGAAGACACTGAACTCCAGGCGCGTATCCGATCCTACGAGCTCGCCTACCGCATGGAGGCGACGGCGCCGGAGGCCGTCGATCTCGCCAAGGAGAGCGACGCGACGAAAGCGCTCTATGGGCTCGACGATCCCGTCACCAAGGATTACGGCACCAGCCTGTTGCGGGCGCGCCGCCTGGTGGAGCGCAATGTGCGATTCGTCCAGGTGGTCTCGGGGCCGCTCGAACTGCCCGGCGAGGAACAGCCGATCAATTGGGACGCCCACCGCGATCTCGAGAAGAATCACTCCGCTCACGCGCGGACGGTCGACAAGCCAATCGCCGGCTTGCTCGCGGATCTGAAATCACGTGGGCTGCTCGACGACACTCTAGTGGTGTGGACGTCCGAATTCGGACGCACCTCCTATGGGCAGAGCGGCAATGGGCGCGACCACAATCCGTGGGGCTACACGCAATGGATGGCCGGCGGCGGCGTCAAGGCGGGCTCGACCTTCGGCCAGACGGATGAAATCGGCCTGCAGTCGGTCGGCAAGAAGGTTGACACCTATGATCTCCATGCGACCGTTCTCCAGCTGCTTGGCCTCGATCATCTGAAGACGATCTTCCTGAGGGCCGGCCGCGCGGAGCGCCCCACGGTCGTCTATGGCGAGGTCGTCAAGGAGTTGCTCGCCTAGCGGTTCGATTTCAAGACTTGCTGTTCGTTGACGCGGCGCCGGAAGCGATGTCTTCCGGCGTTCGCTTTAGAGAGGATGCGCCGGCGCGCGCTGCAGAGACGTCGAGTGCCCTCCGGCGTTGTGAAGGAAACAATGAATGAGTCGTAGGTTGATTATTTTCGCTGCGGCGTGCGCGGCGATTGTGAGCGCGTCTGCATACGCTGCACATCGTGACATCGATCTGAAAGATTATGACGACGATCTGATGCGCGATCTCGACAAGACAATCAAATATTTCGAGCCAGACATCACGGCGGGCAACGCCGATGGCGCGCTCGAAGACGCCGGCATTCTTCAAGACGGGTTCAAATATACCGAAAAATACTTTGCAAAGAAAGGAGATGCGGAGGATGCGGTGAAGATCTCACGGGACGGTCTCGCCTACATCGAAGCCGCCATGAAAGCGCTTCAGAAGAATGATTTTGCGGCGGCGGCCGAGGCCGCGCGCGGGGCGGCCGCGACTTGCCGCGCGTGCCACGACATCTACAAGCCTCTCAAGAAATAGAAGCCGCGATCGCGGGCGCCGGCGATCGCCAACCGCCAGCATTTGCGCCGCTGCATGTCTGGCGTAACGGCCGCGCTCATATGTTGAATTTGATCTGGAGCTGTGGTTTGCGCCACTCTCCCTGCGCGGAGCCTTCCGGGTGTTCGCGCAGATCTTCCTGAATTTTGGAGCCAACAGGCTGGGGCCGCAAGCGCGGTTTAGGCCGGCCGCAATATATCGGAAGAGACGTTCGCAGCTCAGGACTGCAGGATCAGGCGCCGCCGCCGCCGTTCTTCTAGAACGCGTCGTCGATCGGCGCAGGGGCGTAGCTGACGACCAAGGCGAGCGCGGCGCCAAGGGATACGATGAGGATCGCTGCGAGCCAGCCGCGCGACGTCGCGATTTCCTCATCCGCTGCGACGTTGTCGCGAGCTTTCTTTCCCGTGAACATCGCCTTTATGATGTCCGGCTGCTCAAACCGTTTGTGAATGACGACCGCTAGAATATGAAGACCGATGGCGGCTGCGATCCAATAGAAGATGCGCCTGTGCGCGGACGTCAGGAGAAGGCTTAAGTCCTTGGTCACATAGCCGGCCAGCGGGCCCGTGTTGAAGATTTCGTCATTGCTGAACAGCCCGGCGACAGCCTGGGCGCCAAGACCACCCAACAACAGAATGACCATCCAGGCGCCAAGCGGGTTGTGACCGGCAAAGCGCGCCCCGCTTCCGCGCGCGAGATTGGCGGCGTAGCGGACCGTGGCCGCCGGACCTTTGAGAAAGCTACGAAACAACGCGTGTTTGGTGCCGACGAATCCCCAAACAATGCGGAACGCGACGAGCACGAGGACCGTGTATCCGAACCAGACATGATATTTGAAATAGGAGACGCCAAGTCTGTTGGTGACGAAGGCGCCGACGATTGCGCCCACGAGCGTCCAATGGAACACGCGCACGGGAAAATCCCACACGCGCCGCTCGTTCCGCGGCCGCTGCTCGATGGCCTCAGCGGCCGGAGCGATGAGGCCTTGGTCGCCGAGGAGATCTGGCGCGTCAAGGACGTCTGGCGTTTCGACGAATTGATTGCTGGCGCTCATAGCTGATCTCTGACCGGGCGCTTCGGACCGGCGCTGATCCCAACGTCAGGAAGCGCGGTGTGAGGGGCTTCGCCGGCAGCTCTGAATTTTGCCTGGGGCCGCGCGGCGAGCCGAGTTAGACGTTATGGTGAATACAAGCTTGGGGGCCCGCCCGGGCAAAACACGGCGGCGTGTCCGGCGGCGCGCTATTTGACCTTGAAGGCGTCGTGACAAGCCTTGCAATCCTGTCCAACCGCGGCGGCGGCGGTTTTGAACGCGTCCGTCGGTCCCTTATCCTGTTCATTCACTTTTTGCAGGGCAAGGATATGGGTCTGGAAGTTCTGGAGCTTTGTCTCGAAGTCGGCGCGCTCGGTCCAGATCTCCGGTTTTGCCTTGGTCTCCGGCTCGCCGAGATTGGAGACCTCCGGGAATGCGTCATCGGCAAATTTTGAGAGGAAGACGACGCGCGCGATGCTCTTGTCGACCAATGCGGCGTCGTAGGGCGTCGAGCCTTTGAGGATCGCGCCAATTGGCCGGAAGCTGGCGCCGACCAGCGTGAAAATGGCTTTGCGCGTTTCGACGGCCTGCCGGCCCGGGCTGGGGCCCGCCGCCGCTCCCGCCGCTGGCGCCGTCTGCGAATTCGCCGACAGGGCGAAGCTGACGCCAAGAGCAAGCGTTACGCCTGCCGCGGCTATCTTTGAGGTTAATCCGAACTTCGGGCTCATCCCGGTTGTATCCTTGTTGTCTGAAGTTATGCGGCGCCTGATGATCCGCATCCCGTTGTGAAAACGATTTCTTAAGGCGTCGCTTTGATTGCGGCGCCGGACGATTCCGACACCAGCGCGACCTTGACGTAGCCCGCCGAATTGATGAGCCCCATGATTTCGATAACCTTGCCATAGGAAACGGATTTGTCGCCGCGCACGTGAATGCGGCGCTCCTTGCTTTCCGCGTTTTCGCCGAGCACCAGAATGAGCTCGTCGGCTGCGACTTCCCGCTGATCGACGAAATATTTGCCCTCTGAGTTGATGCTCACGGCGATCGGCTGCTTCTGATCGACCAGCGGCTTCGTCTGCGCCTTTGGAAGGTCGATCGGAACGCCTGTCGCCATCATCGGCGCCGCCACCATGAAGACGATCAGCAGGACGAGCATCACATCGACGAGGGGCGTCACATTCATGTCGCTCATGGGCGGCGCATCGAAGTCGCCGTCGTTCTTACGCAGCGCGAAGGCCATTGCGGTCTCCTTTCTTGGAGAGTTGACGGGAAAGCTCAACCTCGAACACGCCAATGAATGCGTTGAGGCGCTTGCCATATCTGCCGATGTCGGCGCCGATGCGATTGTAGAAGACAACCGCCGGTATGGCTGCGACGAGACCGAGCGCGGTGGCGAAGAGGGCCTCGGCGATGCCGGGCGCCACAACGGCGAGGCTCGTGTTGTTCGACGCGGCGATGCCCTGGAACGAGGTCATGATGCCCCAAACCGTTCCGAACAGGCCGACGAAAGGCGCGACGGCGCCGATCGTCGCGAGACCCGGCAGGCGGCTCTGCAGATGATCGAGCGCATTGATGCTGGCCAATTGTCCGACGCGGTGCACCCGCTCCTGAAGGCTGTCGCGCTGTCCTTCCGATTGGGTCAGCTCGGCGGAGCGGCTATGCTCCTCCACCATCGCCTTGTAGACGGTTACGAAGGGGTCGGT contains these protein-coding regions:
- a CDS encoding DUF1501 domain-containing protein, whose product is MRNHSRRELLFNTIYGAGGLTLAAYMPGGGIFATPALAATLGDPLAPKQPHFAPKVKSVIWLHMDGAPSTIDLFDYKPDLIKLAGQEPPPSFLQGIKTSTQGGVGKLFASNRSWKQYGDSGAWFSDLVPNLAEHADKIAFIKSSTTIGATHDISILKLNTGDTSPGRPSLGAWVTYALGSANPDLPAYVVLYNGKKEPTGGSVNWSSGFLPAVYQGTAFRPGGSPILHLDRPELIGLAEQRDDLDLLKRINEQRAALHPEDTELQARIRSYELAYRMEATAPEAVDLAKESDATKALYGLDDPVTKDYGTSLLRARRLVERNVRFVQVVSGPLELPGEEQPINWDAHRDLEKNHSAHARTVDKPIAGLLADLKSRGLLDDTLVVWTSEFGRTSYGQSGNGRDHNPWGYTQWMAGGGVKAGSTFGQTDEIGLQSVGKKVDTYDLHATVLQLLGLDHLKTIFLRAGRAERPTVVYGEVVKELLA
- a CDS encoding cytochrome b/b6 domain-containing protein; translation: MSASNQFVETPDVLDAPDLLGDQGLIAPAAEAIEQRPRNERRVWDFPVRVFHWTLVGAIVGAFVTNRLGVSYFKYHVWFGYTVLVLVAFRIVWGFVGTKHALFRSFLKGPAATVRYAANLARGSGARFAGHNPLGAWMVILLLGGLGAQAVAGLFSNDEIFNTGPLAGYVTKDLSLLLTSAHRRIFYWIAAAIGLHILAVVIHKRFEQPDIIKAMFTGKKARDNVAADEEIATSRGWLAAILIVSLGAALALVVSYAPAPIDDAF
- a CDS encoding c-type cytochrome; the encoded protein is MSPKFGLTSKIAAAGVTLALGVSFALSANSQTAPAAGAAAGPSPGRQAVETRKAIFTLVGASFRPIGAILKGSTPYDAALVDKSIARVVFLSKFADDAFPEVSNLGEPETKAKPEIWTERADFETKLQNFQTHILALQKVNEQDKGPTDAFKTAAAAVGQDCKACHDAFKVK
- the tolR gene encoding protein TolR, coding for MAFALRKNDGDFDAPPMSDMNVTPLVDVMLVLLIVFMVAAPMMATGVPIDLPKAQTKPLVDQKQPIAVSINSEGKYFVDQREVAADELILVLGENAESKERRIHVRGDKSVSYGKVIEIMGLINSAGYVKVALVSESSGAAIKATP
- a CDS encoding MotA/TolQ/ExbB proton channel family protein, coding for MADPIDAAAAAAASHGLSPIELFSQSDTIVKSVMIILILASAWGWAVIFDKLIRLHLLQKRADKLIASIQAGLPIASVAESFQQAAGTDPFVTVYKAMVEEHSRSAELTQSEGQRDSLQERVHRVGQLASINALDHLQSRLPGLATIGAVAPFVGLFGTVWGIMTSFQGIAASNNTSLAVVAPGIAEALFATALGLVAAIPAVVFYNRIGADIGRYGKRLNAFIGVFEVELSRQLSKKGDRNGLRAA